The following is a genomic window from Xenopus laevis strain J_2021 chromosome 2L, Xenopus_laevis_v10.1, whole genome shotgun sequence.
attCAAATCACATGGATGATTTCAAGGGGGAATTTACTTTTAAGGTAACTTCTAGAAAGATTATTTTAAGCATCCtttcattttatctttatttttaaaattattttctttcctagCCTGCACTCTGGTCGCCATAGGTCGTTGCCGTGGCAACCAAAAAACAGACTACTTGCATGtacaattttaatgtttttattacttatttttctttcctttttagcTTTTAACAATTACTTTCTCCTCTTCTATTCTGAAAAATGTTATTAGAATACTGGCACACTGTCCAGGTGACAGACTTTGCCGCCAGgatcagaactaggggtaagcagaagaggtacaATGCCTAAGGCACAATGCCTACTCCCTAGTTCAGGGTCCTGGAGAATCACTGGTTCCAAGTTTCTCAGCAGCAAGTGGAGGAATCTGGACTTCTACTCACTCCAACACCCCTTCCCCCCAGCTCGCACAAGCTTTCCTTAGCCATGCTTCACTCTTGGTCTGGCACTGTTAGGCTCCAAGATTTGcccacagggtcagactgggccggtggcaACTGGGCtctcagacctgctcccctgacTGACCAGCTGTCAGTCACGCATGCGCAGGCCGGGAGTTCAgaggtcaggagggggcccctggggactgccaggagggcacTATGTTTTGCAGCCCAGGTGGGACCCCAAggttccagtctgaccctgttacCCCATGATCCAAcataatgcttttcattcactgACAGGTGAAAGGGACATTGTGTTGTCCATTATTATTTGCAAGAGAGAAGCATCAGTAAGGAACTGATTACTGTATTTCTGCGTGTAAAGGTGTCTGATAAGAGATAAACTATGGGTAATTGTAAGGCATAAGATACAAATTAAAACCCAACCAAATTATGGCTGCAAGGTAAACACAGTACTTACTTGTTCCATCACATCGGTTGCACTTTGTATATGtttctaccgtatatactcgggtataagccgtcccgagtataagccgaggtacctaattttacctccaaaaactgggaaagcttattgactcgagtataagccgagggtgagaaatgcagcagcttctggtaagtttcaatcaaaaaattgagggtttctgctcccattggaggtgccggcgtcttgtttttggatgcccgtgaccattcttggacgccggcgaatattcttggagactattcttggacgccggcgactattcttgggcgccggcgactattcttaagcaccggcgactattctttgacgccggcgaccgtttttgcgcttgacccgagtataagccgaggtagcgttttttcagcatattttgggggctgaaaaactctgcttatactcgagtatatacgttattatatttaagtttaagtataaaaaaaacctgacacCTGCCCCTTCATGTAGAATAGCTTGACACCTGCAGCCCTACTGTCTTACTTCCTTCTTTCTTGCACTCCATATTGCCCCAGAACCTAGAGACCATAGAATGCAATACTTGGAAATAGTAACACATACCAGACAAAAAACAGAAAGGCAAGGATCAGCTCAGCAGCCCACAGTCACTCCTTCATGCAAACTCCAGAGATCGTAACGTGCTTAGGAATGTCTAAAAGCCGACGTCTGAGATCCGTGACGTCACCTCTTCACCCGGCTTCTAAACGTAGCGTCTGACTCCCTGCCTGCCTCAGTTTGCGAGCAGTTTATAAAAGCTATAATTTTAAGTGGGAGGCAGGCAACCTTCCGAATAAGAGTTGGATAAAAACGTTCTTTTCAACTGCATAGTGCAAGTCACCCAACTCTGTAAggcatcaggttttttttttttaaatacatttcttttaatttattcttttaaTGCAAACAGGGagatttggggaggcttagcctccccaagccttagtGAAAATCCGCCCATGCTGACACTGCGCCCGATTAATGTCACGGTCGACACCCAACACCAGAaaaaatgccaagcaccctggtctcggctcatacttcacctgtagtgtgaccacctttggcctcgggaggagccctcagctacttggatgccaccaggacttaaacgagaagTGCAAGGCTaggggttctggataggcagaggggcacgactgttagcgagagtcttttaGGCCCAAGGTCGCGGTACAATACGTCAGCTAATAgagaagtcagatcaggccgggtcggggcaggcagcgaataaacatagtcaggcaggcaaaggtcaaaccaggaagtcaatcagaggggttaagcagaatcaaagtcagtaatcaggcaaggggtcaggatacagaatgtagaatcgtcaaaaagccaggcaggggtcaaaacaggtaaacAGGACCAGGTtgaaacagaatagcaacagctaacagcaccaggaaacaaatcctataacgggcaatgagggTAATGTACTGTAGCTTTAAATACATTCGAATTTCGCGCCAATATGCGCTGATGTAATGACACCAGTGTGAATGCGCCTGTAAATTACACAGAGGCACGCTGTGCGCCCCCTAGTTGTCCAGTGCGGAAGAGGACGCGGCAGAGGAAGGAGCTCGCGGCAGGGTCCCTGCTGTCccctcactagaccaccagggcaagtactttttattacaattaaattcagtaagaaaaagttatctcatggtttaccaCTTCATAAATCAGGCTtgagattaaaaaacaaaaacaaacatctcctaattcacttccagtttttctcccatggacttcaatagagtttttatttgataaagtgtcagataagtttttctgaattgtatctcaaattgaatctcgtccatgagttttctcgtgataaatctttttctttactgaattgaatctgacccaatgaGAGGAATCCCATAAACAACCTGAAATAAGAGTCAACCACTGTTCagaaatattatacatttattgatTGGAAACCGTGAAGATGAAGATGAAGCTCAAGGGCACCTATTGACCCTGAAGCTACTGCTAGCTCAAAAGTTACAGTTGTAggtcgtaaatgacccctaaggtCTATTGGCCTGGCTAAAAATCAAGGGTTAACATTTCAGAACCCTAGAAGCAAGTGCTTTCCATTGCAAAGGCCTGGTGGGTGATATGTTAGTACTAGTACTGGTTAGTGATATGTTAGACCTGTAAGTCTTATTATTATAAGCCTTGAAGTCAGTTTTGACTCTTGGTAGCcatatacatattatttttgTCCAATGATGCCTGAGCCAACCAATACTCCATAAGGGAGACTACTGTCACACCTGCAGAGGGGCCTAACAGGAGTGCTGATTAAGGGACTAATTTTTGACCTGTTGTTAAGGTGTGGGTTCAGTTGGGTGTTGGGTGTTCAGGCTTTCCAAAGGCAGGGTCTTTATTTTTGGGATCCATCAATTAATAAAGTTAATTTGTCAGACGTGGAAGGTACAATAAGAGGACCTTAGCCCGTGGCTCTCAGTAAGAGAACGAAATCACCCTGGTAGGAATGTATTTACAGTAAGGGGATTTatcgaaaaaaattaaaattttcagattttgaatttcaaattcaaattttcaaatttattttagtgtaatttgactagaaaatagttaaaatttgatttgagttttaaaaaaaaaaattgaattagaattttgaaatgtatcatgtactggccctttaagaatctgaatttgactattcgccactttaaacctgctgttttaggctatgggggatgtcctggaattTTAGGTTGTTTGGTGTCATCTGAAAAAACGAGTTTtccatcctattcacccgaattgaaaaaatgcaattttttaaattaattttgattggtcgtttttaACTCGAaaatcgagtttatgggagtttttataaactcccattaactcaaaattcgacccttgataaatctgcccctaagtgttgattTACTAGTAGCAGTAGTGTCACGTCCCATGTTATTATGGTGATGATAATCCagttctttattatttaaaacctAATTCCTCGTCGCTGTGTGTggcaacataaaataaatactgtattggTGATGATAAAATGTCATCTTAACCAAAGCTTATAGACAAGGGAAATGCATTAATTTCGTACCTATTGCCCTGCTGGTTGATGTACatgaagcaaaacaaaaatacatttattgtaccAAATAACTTGCTCGTCACTAAAGTCCTTTGGGTGCAGTGTAATATGATGTTTTATAATTTACAGGAGCCGGCACCCAggcatgtatatactgtatgtatgtgtttatatatatatatatctatatatctatatctatatatatatatatatatatatatatatatatatatatatatatatatatatatatatatatatacacctttatttttcaaaatgaagtccttggagtgcggcttgtttgttcactgcatactaatgtgttgaccagcacccaggcagctgtggattGTTAAGAGTGCACCAGCTAAGCatattgtgtatgtgtatatatatatatatagaatcagcATCAGAACATCACTCAGCAGGGTATTTCCCATTTGCCCTGCTTCTTAAGTATAAAGGGGTAGTATCTtgttctttgatcttttctatgTGAAATAATATTCCCATTATATGTTCCTTTACCAGTTTATtttcatgtctctgcactctctccagttcatttactgtatatccctcttaaggaccggagcccaaaactgcccccatactcaagttgaagccttaccagggacctataaagaggcaaatgaTGTCATTCCTACTAAAGTGCATGACGTTGCATTGATAAACATAGAACCTTATTTGCCAGTGTATCGCTCAGCTTTCCATTGTAGTCAAGTTCACAGTTTAGTTTCATTAGCAaatacagcaggggtgcccaaactttttgcaacgagggtcagatttggtgaggtgggggggggtgtgggggccgaccattcagcccgacattctttgaaccgtTAACATTAAATTAGAGGAATTgaagtaatcgtagcagtaatatttgggcacttTAGTggaatgatctgccacttggtcgatactgctgcctgtgtgctgaaggtgttagtaatagacacgtactggcatgtagtttactgtactggcacatcagtacgtctattgacaccttcagccctaaagaagtatgcgaaaataGCGCATctctatgtgccagtatgtgtctagtactaacaccttcagcacacaggcagcagtatcgaccaagtggcagatcattccACTAaagtgcccaaatattactgctatgggattcttgatcacactgtgctggggggcctcgttattattcatttcatgaaggaggctgagggccggtgtaaatttgaaaatgggccgcaattggcccccgggctgGACATGCCTGAAATACAGCAACAATATTTCCAATGCCCACGTCAAGATCAAAAATGAATGAAatttagtgatggccgaatttattcgccaggcgccaatttgcggcgaattccagctattcgccgccggcgaatacatttgcaaaaccacTGCAAATAtttgccagcgtaaaaaaaaaaatggacgacggtgtcaaaaatgagatgccggcgccgttttgacatttcacaaattttgcagggaattcaagaatttttcggtcgaagcgaaacgccccaaattcgcccatcactaattaaattaCATGAACAGAAAACCATTCTACATCATTGGCTCTCTTCATCTTTTCCTTCACTctcattagtcaaacaaaaattCCACCATATTTTTCACATGGATTGGTTGGAACAGACGACAAATAAAGATCAACatacagaaaaaatgttttcatcttaCTATATAAACAATTAGACACACTGCATTTTTTGACACAGAATcactatttaataatataattgtacAAGAAACCGATCAATATATCCAAAACCTTCACCATCCACAGGAGCAGAATCCAcgatcaccccccaggagtcaccaaatgAATCGGAAGTTACATACAAGTTATTAAGTATTCTTAAACTATGCTTGTGGGAAATATTATTGTACTAACTACtattttatagtgatgggcgaatttggggcgtttcgcgaAAAAATTCACGCATTTCCCACAAAACGGAGAAAAATCCGAAAAacgacgccggcaaattttcacaccggttttgcaaattcatttgctggcggcgaattgcgggaattcgctgcgaatttgcgcctggtgaataaattctcccatcactactatttTATTAGTGACAGCTACGTTGatatcataatttggatcactttaGGTAACTGCTAAGAATGTCCTGACTATGGAAATTACTTTTATGTACCTCCAAACTCCTTtatgttgtttattttatattattttgaaaactaaataaaaacatgttaaaaaaaaaaatgacatgaacAAATGGAACGCTGTGCTTCAATGTGAATTATCTCTCACTGACTGGTCTGATATATGGAGAAATGCTAGACAAATGGTTACTTGTATTAGGCAGAAAGAACATGTTAAGCAGATAATAATGTTTTAGTATTATACCTCTGACTGCATAAACTTTTCCCAGAACACTCACCTCTTTGCTGGAGGAACTGTGGAGAATGAGGTACACTTACATATTTTTTGGGAATGCCCAATCATCCAGCCATTAAGGCAAGAGGTTAATAAGGTACTAAATCTGATAACACATGTACCTAGGACTATCCCCACCTTTTTAATGGGAAAGCCATTTACAGTAGTTTTCAAAATCTAGTCAAAAATTGGCTAATTCAATGTTCTCAGCAGCACAAATAGCAATATGGGCCATTGGAAGTCTTTACACTGCCCAACAATCCAAGAAATAATTAATAgaatttttgaagcaaacatagcCTTTATACAGAATAACCCCCCCCACCCAACATTTAGATATATGGTCTATTTGGGAATTAAAGGAGTTTGCTGCAACTAAAACTGCAACCTCTGTCTAGACACCTCACTGCTGCCTTTGTCCTCCATCTAGATCAGATTAGTGTCCTCAAATATTCTGCCCGTATTCGGGATGTTTTTACAATGCTTAGATGGACATATTTACAAGCTAGCTTGAACATTCTCTTTAGATGAAGAATACAAGGAAATTATtgtcaatattattttttattaaggaaTGACCATGAGGTAAAGTTTATGCATACATATTACTCAATAAGATCATCTCCTGACATTGGACTACTACtacttacaaaaaaaatgaattaaagcaaAGGACAGACCTCTGCAGTTCTGCACCAACCATACTAGCCCATCGTTCCATTTACCTACtctctagtgcagggatccccaaacttttcaacccatgagcaacattcagaagtaaaaggagttggggagcaacacttgcttgaaaaatgttcttgggctgccaaataagggctgtaacattgagactctgtttggcagtacatctatttATTATgtgaccaaaacttgcctccaggcctgaaattcaaaaataagcacatttgaggccactgagagcaacatccaaggggttggagagcaacatgttgctcatgagctactggttggggatcactgctctagttaAATCTATACTCTGTGTAATCTGCTCTCTATCCGGGTAcaaatatgttccaggccaatattccctaatttaaccagtaaccatcTGTCAAagtctaaatagatcacatccactgccattggcGTCTGCTCGCCTCTTTATAGAAGGCAATTTGTAAGATCAATTGcttataaaaccatgctggtactATTTTGATTTAAAACATACTCCAGTGTCTTATCCCTTATTACAGCCTTCAAAAGCTTTCCAatcactgatgtcaaactaacaggcctcTAATTTTAAGGCTAAGAATGGGGTCCCTTTTTGAACAATGGggtcacattagcaattcgccaatCTCTTCTGAACCATGCCAGACATCAAAAGCATTttggaaaattaagtaaagaggttgtGCAATTAAAGATCTGAGCTATTTTAGTCCCCTGGAGTAAAGACCACCGAGTCCTAGACCTTTGTATACTttcacatgttctagtctcttcaGAACTTCCTCCTCTGTCTCCCATACATCAATAGTCATATTAGTAGAATTGTTTACACTGGGCAGAGAAACTATGGTCAGTCCAGCACCCTCCTTTCCAGATGATTACTTGTGTGGGTATGACAGAACAAACAGCCCCAACACCTAGTTATAATTTATGGGCATATTGGactgttattgtttttttaagtgaGGTGGACCACGTTTCAGTCGTTGTCTTATTCTTGGCAAAGATTATCATGTTTGCACAGTTGGCCCAAGTTCTTTAATccaaatagtaaataaaatgaaatcattgAAGTTTTTAAGCTCACAAGGAGgtagtgtcacggccggcacccgataccagaacaaatgccaagcaccctggtctcggctcggcttcaccagtagtgtgaccaccgttgggcatcgggaggagccctcagcttacttgggtgccacctggacttaacgaggggtgcaaggcgagatgttctggctggtaCAGGGGCACAGCTGTTAgaaaagtctttttgggccgaaggtcacggtacaaaaggattaggcagaaggatggtcagacaggctgggtcaaggcaggcagatatcagaatcgtcaggcaggcaagggttaaaccgggttgtcaatcaaggggttaagcaggaagagttgtcgtaggcaggcaggggtcaggatacagagttccgagtagtcaggatacaggcagggtcaaacacggagtAATCAAGGTAACAGagtaacaggaacagatgcactaggctcagaaccACTAGAAACTAAGTTCTATCActggcactggctgggagtatgaatgagccttaaatacattcaaatttcgcgccaaaacgtgcgccaatgatTACGCcagcgaccccgccgcacaggtaatattATTACAGGTAGACAGAGGAATGTTGTGGCATAAGCATGGCAATTGCAAAGAGAGAAAAATGAAAGACATGACATGACAAGACATGAATAAGAGggtagaataaaaataaaggatgAGATAGCACAGACCTGTTGAACATTACTCTTGCCCTTACCATTGATACATGTGAATGTTGAGCTATAAAGAGAAGATACAGTATTCAGTTTGCAAATACACTCTGCTTTGCATTTCGGAGGTGATGAATGACTTTAATTTTAAGGGTTTGCATCCTCATTCCATATATTACAGGGGTAAGAAGAGGCGGAAATATAAAGCTTATTACAGATAGAAGAATATGGTAGGCAAGAGGGAGGTAAGTGTTCTCCAGTCTGTAAcgaacaaataaaaatagaacCCCTACCATGAAAATTGAGAAATTGAGTAGGTGGGTCACCAGGGTGTGAATGGCTTTCTTACAAGCGTCTTTTGAAATCTTGAGGCAGATCAGGAATATCCGGAGGTAGGAATGGGCTATGAGCAGTGCCATGAAAATTAAATCAACTACAAAACTAACTGCTCCAAACAACTTGTTGACAGAAGTATCTACACAGGAGAGAACAAGGATAGACATGTTATCACAAATTATGTTGTTAATGTGAGACCCGCAAAGTGGAAGTCTTGATGAAAGTAATGAATTAGGCAAAACTAAGATGGTATTGAAGATCAAAGATCCCATGATTAATTTCAAAACCAATGAATTTGTCATTAGAGTTGGGTATCTCAATGGGTGGCCAACTGCTAAGTAGGTGTCATGAGCCATGATGGTGAATGTGGAGATTTCACAGTAAGCAAATAGCACCACACTGAAAGTCTGGGCCAAACAGCCGATACGTGAAATTTCTTTGGATGATAATAACAAGTCAATGATCAGTTTCGGGTAGAAACACGAGCTCCCATATATCCCGTTGAGCAGAAGGATGGCTATGAGAGTGTACATGGGCTCATGAAGGCTTTCATCAAACACCACCACAAAGATGATTGTGCAGCTAAACAACAAAATGAAGAAGTAAATTATGAAGAAAAGTGAACAATAAAGATATTTAAACCTTTCCATCTCCTCAATGCCAAGGAGCACAAAGTTCTTGCTGGTATTGAACATGATTTCCATCtttgatttgattaaaaaaagtgatttttgaaattaaaataaaaaataagattaagaTGAATTAATACATTCGGATACAGTCATAATGCCGTCTAGTCAGTGACCTCCTACATAAGATTTGGGCTTGTTTTAAATACTTTCATCTTACAAGCGGACATGCATGACCCATTCTTTAATTAACATCTCAAAGGACAAGCAGATACACGCTATTCTCTGCAGGATGCGGGAACTGAAGCAGAACAAATAACAAATGACAAATAGTAAATTACATAAATCATCTGTGAAAGATGATTATAAATCCTGCTGAGGCATCAGGTCAAAGGCCATATTTAAAAAGGTGTTCAGAATCAGACTGACATCTAACCAGGTGCTCTGGATAAAGAGCAGAAAGATCATCAACAATTATTTCTAGCTAGGAATCCTGAATTGAAGAAGACTGGAGATGGGACCAAACACATATGGTCCTAGACCTACAAAATACCCAGAACCCAACGCCCATGGTCCAGGGATGTAATCAAGTGCTTCACTACTATGAAAGGATAAAAAACATAATTCACATCAAAAATGTGAAAGACAATATAGACAATATAGAGTTTAAAGGAGCCAAACTGCAGGTTTTTAATGATCTCTCTCCAGTGACTTTAAGACATCATTGTACATTGCAGGTTCaccttagagtggtcctgatactATAGGTTTCTCTGTCTTTTGCCCTGCTCTGCCTTCCTTCAGCTGCCTAtgggatgtgagcctggtagggttgcGCATTTGTTAGTGTTTTGAAATAGGTGTTAGGGGGTCTCTAAAATATTTACTtgtgtgctgggggttgctgtgctatccatAAGGGAGGAGttgggaggaggcatatggatttaggtatgtcttaatatgacttaataaacttttttcacatatgagcgaTAACCcttcagtgagcaccaaccatctgttttttggtGTACTACCACCATTATGTGGGTATGGTCTTAAAAGAAGGTGGTTTTTACTATGGCCAGCAGGGGTCGACACTGTCTTTTATTATGGGCCCTCCACCACTTAGGTCAAAAATTGCAAGCCCTTGGTACCACCAAAGTTGCACAACAGTTAGTGGCAGGTCCAGTTGCAGGATGCaaacctgggcccccctgcaggcctCCATACTAATTGCACACTGGGAGCATGGCCAAAATCTCCCCTGCTGATCATGATAAATCTTTTTGAGGCTACATTGGGCCcctgggtgcaattgcacccttcACACCTGTGATAATTGTGGGAAGATTGTAAGGAAGTGGTAAGAGAGAAATTTAAATCAATCagttatagagagagatagataacaCTGACTAGTAGAGAGTTAAAGCAAATTCTCAAAGATAATAtagaaaaaagataaaacagtCCAAACAAAAATTGTACAAATGTGGAAATAAACCACATACCCTCTTAGCATGGAGACTTAAGGGACTATCAGCCCAAATGGCAATAGATTCTGGCAAACGCGAGAAGGATTATACACTTGAAGGTATTAGGTATTGCCAAAGCTTTCCACCAATACAgtgtactatatatactgtatttattgcataTTCTGACCCAAAGGGGCTTTAAAGAACCTTTTTCGTACATCCATGTTTTTGTTCAAGTTTTCAAACAaataagagaaggaaaagaaacatAAGTTTAGGTGACAAGATCAAAGGTCATATGGGATGAATAAAATAATGTGACCAAATAATGGAATGGTGTATATCTGGTAATACTCCAAATGAACATAAGAAGGGAGTAAATATTGCGGCAGTGTGGTGGTATTTCCATGGGGTTGGACTCAGGTCTAAGGATCACCGTATTCCGGCTAAGTAATTTGTCAGCTGGAGGTGAACTCTTTGTTTGCTTGTTCCGTCTCATGGACAAGTGGGTTGTTCAGAAGAAGTTTGGTATTATATCAGGTAGTGTGTTGGAAAACATGTATTGTCAGATGTTTGCTGACCATAGCTATTTTTATCTTGTGAAAAAGCTCAAGGCAGACCTTGATAATTGGCAAACATATACCATATCTTGGTTAGGAAGAATCTCTTTGATCAAAATGTTTATACTGCcgaagttgtattttttttatagatgctgcTGATGTCTGTTCAAAGAGTCATTCTCAAGGACAACATTTAAGTTTATTTGGGCTAAATACAGTGTTGTCACTAGATgggctgggccccacagcaaattaattttagggtcctCAACATATCAAGAAGTTAACCTGTtctaccaatatatgttgaaattgctcattagttatggcctcatggggtcccttgTACCTCCTGTCCCccctacagctgcagggtctgtttcctttgTAGTTCCACCCCTGGCTAAATGTAGGCATAGGATCTCTTGAGTGTTAATTATTGCAAATGGCCAAACAGGTGGATTAGCAGCCCCCGATATTCAGCAATATTATGAAGCCCCACACCTACAACAAATCTTGGGTTGCACCACATTTGGGCATAGATCCAAACGGGCACATGTTGAGGCTCTAAGCTCTGACTCCTTTGCTTGAACTTTTATCTTTGTCATATGAGATTGAATATTAAAACCCAAAGCCAAACATTGAACCCTATCAAATTTACCTCAGATCCCTGGAGAAAATGTGATCTTAAGTATGAATTAAGTTCAACACAATCATTTCTGACATCTTTTTTAGCTACTCCATTCCTTCTTCTTGGTCTCAACCCTCAGGTTAAAGCCCGTTGATCATCCAGAGGCATATATACGATTACTGATATTATAGACTGATTGGCAGGTCTTACATTGAcagaaatacaaacaaaataccaAATCCCCTTTCCTTGGCC
Proteins encoded in this region:
- the LOC108705415 gene encoding olfactory receptor 52N2; the encoded protein is MEIMFNTSKNFVLLGIEEMERFKYLYCSLFFIIYFFILLFSCTIIFVVVFDESLHEPMYTLIAILLLNGIYGSSCFYPKLIIDLLLSSKEISRIGCLAQTFSVVLFAYCEISTFTIMAHDTYLAVGHPLRYPTLMTNSLVLKLIMGSLIFNTILVLPNSLLSSRLPLCGSHINNIICDNMSILVLSCVDTSVNKLFGAVSFVVDLIFMALLIAHSYLRIFLICLKISKDACKKAIHTLVTHLLNFSIFMVGVLFLFVRYRLENTYLPLAYHILLSVISFIFPPLLTPVIYGMRMQTLKIKVIHHLRNAKQSVFAN